In Tachysurus fulvidraco isolate hzauxx_2018 chromosome 25, HZAU_PFXX_2.0, whole genome shotgun sequence, the following proteins share a genomic window:
- the si:ch211-269k10.4 gene encoding uncharacterized protein si:ch211-269k10.4 isoform X1: protein MACVNFTMDVIEDHSARRELQGDEGPLIKHYRVSELVPDPQIPLHRLMKREPAVWAAMQISSGILSIGLGVVFAASFPIDGLLLTLFRVTIVTGILFVAAGFFSLMLHRNPRLLQICFHSNIFCLVISIIGTVLLCADLISFIRVELSFQVELLVLFVTLFDMLISIVLIFLIHAEKRRQRKK, encoded by the exons ATGGCGTGTGTTAATTTCACTATGGATGTGATAGAGGATCACTCGGCCAGACGCGAGCTTCAAGGTGATGAAGGTCCACTGATTAAACATTACAGAGTCTCTGAGCTCGTTCCTGATCCACAAATTCCTCTGCACCGGTTAATGAAGAGAGAACCAGCGGTTTGGGCC gccATGCAGATAAGCAGTGGGATATTGAGCATTGGACTCGGAGTCGTGTTTGCTGCATCCTTCCCAATTGATGGTTTGCTCCTCACCTTGTTCAGAGTCACGATCGTCACCGGCATTctg TTCGTGGCTGCTGGATTTTTCTCCTTGATGCTGCACAGAAACCCCAGACTCTTACAG ATCTGTTTTCACTCCAACATATTTTGTCTGGTCATTTCTATTATCGGAACAGTGCTGCTGTGTGCGGATTTAATCAGTTTTATCCGAGTGGAGCTTTCCTTTCAG GTGGAACTCCTGgtgctgtttgtgactctgtTCGACATGCTGATCTCCATCGTCCTCATATTTCTGATTCACGCAGAGAAACGCCGGCAGAGGAAGAAATGA
- the si:ch211-269k10.4 gene encoding uncharacterized protein si:ch211-269k10.4 isoform X2: protein MQISSGILSIGLGVVFAASFPIDGLLLTLFRVTIVTGILFVAAGFFSLMLHRNPRLLQICFHSNIFCLVISIIGTVLLCADLISFIRVELSFQVELLVLFVTLFDMLISIVLIFLIHAEKRRQRKK from the exons ATGCAGATAAGCAGTGGGATATTGAGCATTGGACTCGGAGTCGTGTTTGCTGCATCCTTCCCAATTGATGGTTTGCTCCTCACCTTGTTCAGAGTCACGATCGTCACCGGCATTctg TTCGTGGCTGCTGGATTTTTCTCCTTGATGCTGCACAGAAACCCCAGACTCTTACAG ATCTGTTTTCACTCCAACATATTTTGTCTGGTCATTTCTATTATCGGAACAGTGCTGCTGTGTGCGGATTTAATCAGTTTTATCCGAGTGGAGCTTTCCTTTCAG GTGGAACTCCTGgtgctgtttgtgactctgtTCGACATGCTGATCTCCATCGTCCTCATATTTCTGATTCACGCAGAGAAACGCCGGCAGAGGAAGAAATGA